In a single window of the Sphingosinicella microcystinivorans genome:
- a CDS encoding TetR/AcrR family transcriptional regulator translates to MAKAAARRGKSEARIKKDQATRLLLIEAAGKLIGEHGYAGCSIARLTLSVGIAHGAFYLHFSSQQDLFDQILPTLGTEMADEIGNAVRDCKNVVEAERRGFLANFEYLNRHPYMYRVMAEAELFAPQAYMLYQQSAVEKYAKSLKRNMAPELAAGFELEELKVIATALIGARINLLRNYGVKDWMIHPIPPGVLDAYERFTAHSLRALVSDPRA, encoded by the coding sequence GTGGCAAAGGCGGCGGCGCGGCGCGGAAAGAGCGAAGCGCGGATCAAGAAGGATCAGGCGACCCGGCTGCTTCTCATCGAGGCGGCCGGCAAGCTGATCGGCGAGCACGGCTACGCCGGTTGCTCGATTGCGCGCCTGACGCTCAGCGTCGGCATCGCACACGGCGCCTTCTACCTGCACTTTTCCTCGCAGCAGGATCTGTTCGATCAGATTCTGCCGACCCTCGGCACGGAAATGGCCGATGAGATCGGCAACGCGGTTCGCGACTGCAAGAACGTCGTGGAAGCCGAGCGGCGCGGCTTCCTGGCGAACTTCGAATATCTGAACCGGCATCCCTACATGTACCGCGTGATGGCCGAGGCCGAACTCTTCGCGCCGCAAGCCTATATGCTCTACCAGCAATCCGCGGTCGAGAAATACGCGAAGTCGCTGAAACGGAACATGGCCCCGGAACTGGCCGCCGGGTTTGAACTGGAAGAACTCAAGGTGATTGCGACCGCGTTGATCGGCGCGCGGATCAACCTGCTGCGGAACTACGGGGTGAAGGACTGGATGATCCACCCGATCCCGCCCGGCGTCCTCGATGCCTATGAACGCTTTACCGCGCACAGTTTGCGCGCGCTTGTATCGGACCCGCGCGCCTGA